The window GCAGCATATAAATACAATGCCGCCAATGAGGCACAGCCTGACTCCACAATGGTCTGACATCACCTCATATACTTATTATTTCAAGGACGTTTTATTCTCAATGAAAACACTGTTAGCACTCCCACTGCTGTTACTCCTTACCGCCTGTACTCACTATTCAGTATCCAACGTCAGCCTGCTGCACAATGAACCTGTTGCCCAGCCTGCACAGACCCAGCCATTCCTGCTGAATATTGACGCTGATAAAAACTGCTACAGCAGCCGGGTGGGACAAAGCATCCGTACAACCTGCTCTAACAAAGGCCGCATTCAAACCATTGTTGCGGCATTCAAAGAACAGGGATTAGCGGCCAGACCGCCGCAGGAAAATCAGCCTGCGCCGACCATCAGCGTCAAAGTTGACAGCATCAACAGCTTCGTTGAATACACCACCGGTTTCTTCAATATCATTACCCTTGGTCTGTCACCGCTGTATCACTACGATGATTATATCGTGACCTATAAAGATGCCGAAAACGGCGTCGAAATTACCGACAGCGTACGGGTGTCATCCTACTCAGGCTGGTTCTCATTATTTATGTCGAATCCGGAAGATCTCGGACGCGGCGAAATCAAACTGCGTGCAGAAAAAAATCTGATCCGCTCCGTTGTCAGCGAAATCAAAACTGCCGAGTAACAACCACAAACTAACAACCGCAGAGCCATTTATTTCTGCAGGGCCGCCAGCCATAAGCTGGCGGCCTTGCTATGGAATAGCTGATATCCTGCAGCGCAGAATACGGCCGGATGAATATTATCAACATTCCGGCCAAACAGATTCTGATAAGAACTCCCCCGTCTCTCCTCAGCCTAGAATGCAGCAGAAGAACAATTCCGGATCAGCCAAAAGGCTGCATGCACAGGATTACAGAGCAAACAATCTGTAACCAAACTCAACGCTTCGCTCAACATTTGACCTGAAGATATATACAAACCAATACATTTGTGGCAACAAAACTGACAGAGCATCGCGTAAGGATGATCCGTCGCCTTACTTACAACGTAATTCTGTGAGCGAAGCCTCAATAATAAGCAGGTAGGTATCCGGCCAAACTGTTACTATTTTTCATACCGATTGTCCCTGTATCCCGGCACAATAAAAATCACGAATAAGATACAAAGCATTACTTATAAGGAGTCTTCATGAGCATCGAAAACTGGCTTCACCTTCTGGCAAAACACGATGGCTCTGATCTTTATCTGAGTAAAGGTGCCCCACCATGCGCAAAATTTCAGGGACAGTTAAAACCAATAAGTCGCGATGTTCTTGGTCCTGGTGATATTGAAAAAATTGCCTATTCCATTATGTCAGAAGCACAACGCAAAGAATTTGAAGATGAAATGGAACTGAATATGGCCATGTCTAATTCTTCCGGCCGCTTCCGTATTAATATTTTCAAACAGCAGCACGAAGTGTCGATGGTGGCACGTAATATCAATACCGAAATTCCCGATATCGCCCAGCTGAATCTGCCACCGGTACTGAAAGAAGTGATTACTGCCAAACGTGGTTTAATTCTGTTTGTTGGCGGTACAGGCTCCGGAAAATCCACTTCGCTGGCCGCGCTGATTGACCACCGTAACGCCACTACCTACGGCCATATTATTACCATCGAAGACCCGATTGAATTTGTGCACAAGCACAAGAAAAGCGTGATTAACCAACGTGAAGTCGGTACCGATACCAAAAGCTATGCCGCAGCGTTAAAAAACACCCTGCGTCAGGCACCAGACGTGATTCTGATTGGTGAGATCCGTGATGCCGAAACCATGGAACATGCCCTCGCCTTCGCCGAAACCGGCCATCTGGCCATTTCCACTCTGCATGCCAACAATGCCAACCAGGCCTTTGAACGTATTGTGAATATGTTCCCGGAAGAGCGCCGCAATCAGATTCTGCTTGGTCTTGGCCAGAATGTGCGCGCCATTATTTCCCAGCGCCTGATTCCTACCATCGATGGTAA of the Thalassolituus hydrocarboniclasticus genome contains:
- a CDS encoding PilT/PilU family type 4a pilus ATPase; translation: MSIENWLHLLAKHDGSDLYLSKGAPPCAKFQGQLKPISRDVLGPGDIEKIAYSIMSEAQRKEFEDEMELNMAMSNSSGRFRINIFKQQHEVSMVARNINTEIPDIAQLNLPPVLKEVITAKRGLILFVGGTGSGKSTSLAALIDHRNATTYGHIITIEDPIEFVHKHKKSVINQREVGTDTKSYAAALKNTLRQAPDVILIGEIRDAETMEHALAFAETGHLAISTLHANNANQAFERIVNMFPEERRNQILLGLGQNVRAIISQRLIPTIDGKRAAAVEVLLGNKTVEDLIIRGDFPSIKEIMNKSENLGMQTFDGALYHLYKQGKITLEQALKNADSENNLRLRIKLGDNKPEAAKPAAAKPAAPKAAPATSGLELSLMDDSSKEEAYA